The following coding sequences lie in one Lolium perenne isolate Kyuss_39 chromosome 2, Kyuss_2.0, whole genome shotgun sequence genomic window:
- the LOC127331107 gene encoding ribulose bisphosphate carboxylase small subunit, chloroplastic 1, with translation MAPAVMASSATTVAPFQGLKSTAGLPVSRRSAASLGSVSNGGRIRCMQVWPIEGIKKFETLSYLPPLSAEALLKQIDFLIRSKWVPCLEFSKVGFIFREFGSTPGYYDGRYWTMWKLPMFGCTDATQVLKEVDEVKKEYPDAYVRIIGFDNIRQVQCVSFIAFKPPGCEESGKA, from the exons ATGGCCCCTGCCGTGATGGCTTCCTCGGCCACTACAGTGGCGCCCTTCCAGGGCCTCAAGTCCACCGCTGGCCTCCCCGTCAGCCGCCGCAGCGCCGCCAGCCTCGGCAGCGTCAGCAACGGTGGAAGGATCAGGTGCATGCAG GTGTGGCCGATTGAGGGCATCAAGAAATTCGAGACCCTATCTTACCTGCCACCGCTCTCGGCCGAGGCCCTCCTGAAGCAGATCGACTTTTTGATCCGCTCCAAATGGGTTCCCTGCTTGGAGTTCAGCAAGGTTGGCTTCATCTTCCGTGAGTTCGGCAGCACTCCCGGATACTACGACGGCAGGTACTGGACAATGTGGAAGCTGCCCATGTTCGGCTGCACTGACGCCACCCAGGTCCTCAAGGAGGTGGATGAGGTCAAGAAGGAGTACCCTGACGCCTATGTCCGCATCATCGGTTTTGACAACATCCGTCAGGTGCAGTGCGTCAGCTTCATCGCCTTCAAGCCACCAGGCTGCGAGGAGTCCGGCAAGGCATAA